Genomic window (Chiroxiphia lanceolata isolate bChiLan1 unplaced genomic scaffold, bChiLan1.pri scaffold_74_arrow_ctg1, whole genome shotgun sequence):
TTCCCTCCCggcccccggtgcccccccggccccgggatTGATCCGACGGGTCCCGATCCCGGCAGATCCAACAAGAGGAAGTCGGAGGAGGTGAATGGGGAGGTGAAGCCGGAGGTGATGATGAaggtggagaaggaggaagaggagctggaggacaaggtgggtcTGGACATCCCGGGGCTgattttttccagctgggatCGAGTTTCCCGGGAGTTTTCCATGCTCTCcatccccccccctcccgctgTTTTTTGTCTCTTCCTCAAGGAGCAAGATgagaaaaggattaaaatggAAGCCAAAGACGGGtaagggggaaggagaaggttCCAGGCTGGAGCCTCGCTGGTGACCTTGAGCTTTTCCATCCTCATCCCGTTTTTCCCACCCAGGTCGGAGCTCAGAGACGAAATCCCTCAGGTCAAAATAACCACCCCTGCTAAAGTGAGTCCCTCTTCCTTCATTCCAGCCTTTTCTGGGGGATTTTCATCCCTTAAAACTCCTAAATTTCCACGTTCCAAAGCTTTGGGATGAGTTCACTCTTCCCAAGGGTGGATGGATTGTCCtgggggagaaaacaaaaccattccCAGCTCATGGAGCTTCCCAGGATTggggcggccccggggagcAGCCGGGGCTGTTTCTGGTGTGAAAACAGGGAGATTCTGCTAAACCCAGGATAATTCCTGGAGTAACTGGGGTCCCTCTCCCTCAGACCACCCCTCCCAAGTGCGTGGAGTGCCGGCAGTACCTCGACGACCCCGACCTCAAGTTCTTCCAAGGGGATCCCGACGACGCCGTAAGGGCCCCAAATCCTCCCGTTCCCGGGCTTGGGAAgggctgctgggggtgggaATGCTGGGTGatccccccagccctccccgttcccaaatccctgtgggATTCCCAatccctgttttttttccccccctgcagctggaggagccgGAGATGCTGACGGACGAGCGGCTGTCGCTGTTCGACGCCAACGAGGACGGGTTCGAGAGCTACGAGGACCTGCCCCAGCACAAGGTCACCTCCTTCAGGTGAGatcctccccagcacagggtcACCTCCTTCAGGtgagctcctgccccagcacaagGTCACCTCTTTCAGGtgagctcctgccccagcacagggtcACCTCCTTCAGGTGAGATCCTCCCCAGCACAAGGTCACCTCCTTCAGGTgagctcctgcccagcacagggtcACCTCCTTCAGGTgagctcctgcccagcacagggtcACCTCCTTCAGGTGAgatcctcccagcacagggtcACCTCCTTCAGGTGAGATCCTGCCCCAGCACAAGGTCACCTCCTTCAGGtgagctcctgccccagcacagggtcACCTCCTTCAGGTgagctcctgcccagcacagggtcACCTCCTTCAGGTGagctcctccccagcacagggtcACCTCCTTCAGGTGAGATCCTGCCCCAGCACAAGGTCACCTCCTTCAGGtgagctcctgccccagcacagggtcACCTCCTTCAGGTgagctcctgcccagcacagggtcACCTCCTTCAGGTGagctcctccccagcacagggtcACCTCCTTCAGGTGagctcctccccagcacagggtcACCTCCTTCAGGtgagctcctgccccagcacagggtcACCTCCTTCAGGTGAgatcctgccccagcacagggtcACCTCCTTCAGGTGAGCTCCTCCCCAGCACAAGGTCACCTCCTTCAGGTGAGATCCTGCCCCAGCACAAGGTCACCTCCTTCAGGTGagctcctccccagcacagggtcACCTCCTTCAGGTgagctcctgcccagcacagggtcACCTCCTTCAGGTgagctcctgcccagcacagggtcACCTCCTTCAGGTgagctcctgcccagcacagggtcACCTCCTTCAGGTGagctcctccccagcacagggtcACCTCCTTCAGGTgagctcctgcccagcacagggtcACCTCCTTCAGGtgagctcctgccccagcacagggtcACCTCCTTCAGGTGAGCTCCGGCCCTGGTGATGCCAAAACCAGCATaaaggggctgctcagggacagtTTTGAAGCCTTTGAGCAGCAGAGTTGTTTATTTGGGGCGACGTTGGGGTGCAACCCCCCAGCTGGCGCCGGGCAAACCAGCTCCCAAGTCCTCAGTGAAAACTCAGGTAATTTTGCTGAGGGATTACAATATTTTACCTGAATGTTTGTTACAGTTACACCATCTAGTTATGATATTTGTATCAGGCAGGGCTCAGgtggagctggaggcagagtcATCCTTTTGGGTGGATCCCTGGGGGTCGTTCCGTTTCCTTCGGCCTCGTGGGGGTCGTTTCCTTGTCCTTCCTCTTCGTgaacttttcagcttttcctgaaagTCTCACTAAAAACCCCTTTACTCAGCCCTTCACCCCCCCCCAAATGTCCATCCTATCCAATTTATAACCTTTTTGTTGCGTTTCATCAGGACAGAGCACCCCAAGGACAAGCAGGGCCTCTTGGAGCCTGAGACCTTCTGTCCCTTAATCCACCTCACAACAcccattttctgtctttgtcatTACAACCTAAACGCAGCGAATTCCTCGGAGTGCTTGGGGCCTGTGAGGCCTCTTCCCAGAGCGGGATTTCAGCCTCTGAAAACCCCCCCTGCTCTGTTTTTGTCCCCGGCAGCGTCTACGACCGCAAGGGCCACCTGTGCCCCTTCGACACGGGGCTCATCGAGAGGAACGTCGAGCTCTACTTCAGCGGCGCCGTCAAGCCCATCTACGACGACAACCCCTGCCTGGACGGTGAGGGACGGGGCCTGGGGGGTCACGGGGGACACCCCCGGGGCGTTCTGGTCCCgcaggaggtggaactgggGGTTCCTGGGCTTTCCACAGGAGGGGTGAGAGCCAAGAAGTTGGGGCCCATCAACGCCTGGTGGATCACGGGCTTCGACGGCGGGGAGAAGGCGCTGATCGGCTTCAGCACAGGTGAGGCCTCGCTGGGCCTTCCTGGGGGGGCGTTTGCTCTTTTCTGGGgggtttaggggttttttttggcctttttttggccttttttggcctttttttgaCCGTTTTTGGCCTCTTTTTAGTCTCTTTTTTGGCCTAGTTTTTGACCTGTCTTGGGTTactttttgacctttttttgGCCAGTTTTTGGCCTAGTTTTGGCCTGTCTTGGGCTactttttggccttttttttgccattttttgcctattttttgggcctatttttcttcttttctcctctttctctcctctctttctcctctttcctccctctttcctcccccttttctCTTATTCCCACctatttttccctcccctttggGCTactttttggcctttttttggccattttttggcctctttttttgttcttttctcctctttctctctttctcctctttcctccccctttcctcccccttttctccctttccctcctatttctccctccccctcgTTCCCACCCTGTCCCGTCAGGGTGTCCCACGATGGAGCTTCTCTCCACCCTTGGCTTTGTGGCCCTGACCCACCttgagctgcagctccccctccagcccccggTGGATTTTTTGACCGAATTCCCCGTTTTCCCCCCGGAATTCCCCGTTTTCCCGCGCAGCCTTCGCGGATTACATCCTGATGGAGCCGAGCGAGGAGTACGCACCCACCTTCGCCCTCATGCAGGAGAAGATCTACATGAGCAAGATCGTGGTGGAGTTCCTGCAGAACAACCCCGACGTCAGCTACGAGGACCTGCTCAACAAGATCGAGGTGGGGACGCCAGCGGGGTCACGGGGCCACTGGGGGGGTCAGTGTTGGGGTCAGTGTTGGGGTCAGAGTTGGGGtcagtgtccccaggggggTCCCCAGGGCCAGTGTTGGGGTCAGTGTTGGGGTCAGTCCCTGGGGatgtccccaggggtgtccccagggccagaTGTTGAGGGGCTCAAGTGTGTCCAGAGGCAGGAACAGAGGCAAGGAAGGGGTTGGAGAACatgggagaggggctggagaacgTGGAAAAAGGGTTGCAGAACatggagaaggggctggagagcaggagaaggggctggagagcaggagaaggggctggagagcaggaggaggggctggagagcaggaggaggagctggagaatgTGGCAAAGGGGTTGGAGATGGAAAAGGGGCTTTTCCACCCTCACCAATCCCGTGATTCCAAGCTGCGCCCCAAGGGGAGGGTCGGGTTGGACACCAGGAGGAATTTTTCCGTGGGAAGGGCTGTTAAACTCTGGGAAAAGCTGCCCGGGGAGGCGGcggagtcaccacccctggaggtgtcccagaaGGTCACGGTTGGGACCCGCCGACCTCGGAGACCTTTCCTGACTCGCTGATCCTGGGAACGGGCGATcgggggaggtgggaggggtCCACCAGCCCTTCCTGACCCCTCCCTTGACCCCACAGACCACCGTGCCCCCCGCGGGGCTCAACTTCAACCGGTTCACGGAGGACTCGCTGCTGCGCCACGCCCAGTTCGTGGTGGAGCAGGTGGAGAGCTACGACGAGGCCGGGGACAGCGACGAGCCCCCCGTGCTCATCACCCCCTGCATGAGGGACCTCATCAAGCTGGCCGGGGTCACCCTGGGCAAGAGGTGGGCCGGGGGCACGTGGGTGTGGGGCACAGGGGTCGGGGGCTCGTCGGGGTTTCGTGGGGAGGGAGGTCgggagaagggtttgggttgggttgggggTTGGGTTGGGATTGAGGCTTGGGTTGAGGGTTGAGTTGAGGGTTGAATTGGGGGTTGAGTTGGGGGTTGAGTTGAGGGTTGGGTTGGGGGTTGACTTGAGGGTTGAGTTGAGGGTTGAATTGGGGGTTGGGTTGGGGGTTGAGTTGAGGGTTGGGTTGGGGGTTTCCTAAAACTGGGAAAACGTTCCTAAAATTGGGAGAGCCCTCCCAAAAATCGGGAAAACCCTCTCGAAACCGGGAAACCCCCCCGTGCCTGGTGCTGCTCCGAGGGCGGAAGGTCACCGGGTTGGGTCCCCAAAACCCGACCTTGCCCTTGGTGCTGCCCTTGGGGACCCCGAAGGTGCCCCAGCGCCCACCCGGGGGGGGCCGTTCCCGGTTCCCCGGATGGCCCTGAGCGCCGTGCCCGTGTCCCAGGCGAGCCGTGCGGCGCCAGGCCATCCGCCACCCCACCCGCATCGACAAGGACAAGGGGCCCACCAAGGCCACGACCACCAAGCTGGTGTACCACATCTTCGACACCTTCTTCTCGGAGCAGATCGAGAAGGACGAGCGGGAGGAGGACAAGGAGAACTCCACGAAGCGCCGGCGCTGCGGCGTCTGCGAGGTACCGGCGCCGTCCCCTCTGTCCCACGTGGAGgtcacctccctggggacacgggTTTGGGGtgagggtggtggtggtgggttgggctggatggccttggagggcttttccaacctcgaTCAACAGCAGCCTCCTGTCCTGGGTTGGACTGGTTGGTCTTGTTGGTTGgtcagggttggaagggaccttcatcAAACTCCTGTCCTGGGTTGGACTGGTTGGTCTTGTTGGTTGGtcaaggttggaagggaccttcatcAGCCTCCTGTCCTAGATTGGGCTGGTTGGTCTTGAGGGTCAATTCCAACCTTGATCAACCAAATTAACGCATCCTGGGGTGCGATGGTGGATCTTGAAGGTCAATTCTAATCTTGATCAACCAAATTAACCCGTCCTGGGGTGCGATGGTGGATCTCGAAGGTCAATTCCAACCTTGACCAACCGacctccccctcccatcccagtggcCATTCCAGAGGCCACCCTGGTCCCGGGGGGTGTTCCCGGTGTCACCCGTCCCCTGTCCCGCTCCAGGTGTGCCAGCAGCCCGAGTGTGGCAAGTGCAAGGCCTGCCAGAACATGGTGAAGTTCGGGGGCAGCGGGAGGAGCAAACAGGCCTGTCTGCAGAGGAGGTGAGGGTCCCACCCCAGATCCTCGTCCCTGGTGACACCCCCGTGGTGACACCCCCGTGGTGACACCCCCGTGCCCAGGTGTCCCAACCTGGCCGTGCGGGAGGCGGACGAGGACGAGGAGGTGGACGACAACATCCCCGAGATGCCGTCGCCCAAGAAGATGCTCCAGGGCAGGAAGAAGAAGCAGAACAAGAGTCGGATCTCGTGGGTGGGGGAACCCATCAAGGTGAGGCCAGagtggggtcctgggggtgggGGAACCCAACCAGGTGAGACCAGAGTGGGGGAACTCGTTCAGGTGAGGGAAACCCATCCAGGTGAGGTCACAAGTGGGGTTGGACCCATCCAGGTGAGGGAAACCCATCCAGGTGAGGTCATGAATGGGGTTGGGGGACCCATCCAGGTGAGGGAGCCCATCCAGGTGACACCAGAGTTGGATCCCATGGGTGGGGGAGCCCATCCAGGTGGGAGAACCCCTCCAGGCAAGGCCAGGCAGGacccttctcccctccttcttGGGGGGCCGTGTCCCTGGGTGGGTGTAACCACCCCCTGGCCCCGCAGAGCGACGGGAAGAAGGATTATTACCGGAGGGTTTGCATCGACAACGAGACCCTGGAGGTGGGAGACTGTGTGTCCGTGAGCCCCGACGACCCCACCAAGCCCCTCTACCTGGCCAGGTGGGTGTCCCCACCGCCCCCGGGGGTGCCATTCCCGGTGGGAACGCTACCCTGATGTCCCCATTCCCGGTGGGAACATTGCCCTGATGTCCCCATTCCCGGTGGGAACGCTGCCCTGACGGCCCCATTCCCAGTGGGAACACTGCCCTGACGACCCCATTCCCGGTGGGAACGCTGCCCTGATGACCCCATTCCCAGTGGGAACATTGCCCTGATGTCCCCATTCCCGGTGGGAACACTGCTCTGATGTCCCCATTCCCCGTGGGAACATGGCCCTGATGTCCCCATTCCCGGTGGGAACATTGCCCTGATGTCCCCATTCCCGGTGGGAACATTGCCCTGATGACCCCATTCCCGGTGGGAACACTACCCTGACGGCCCTATTCCCGGTGGGAACATTGCCCTGATGTCCCCATTCCCGGTGGGAACATTGCCCTGATGACCCCATTCCCGGTGGGAACATTGCCCTGATGTCCCCATTCCCGGTGGGAACATGGCCCTGATGGCCCCATTCCCAGTGGGAACATGGCCCTGatgtccccattcccagtggGAACATTGCCCTGACGGCCCCATTCCCGGTGGGAACATTGCCCTGATGACCCCATTCCCGGTGGGAACATTGCCCTGACGGCCCCATTCCCGGTGGGAACACGGCCCTGACGGCCCCATTCCCGGTGGGAACACTGCCCTGATGTCCCCATTCCCGGTGGGAACGCCGCCCCGCAGGGTGACAGCCATGTGGGAGGACAGCAGTGGGCAGATGTTCCACGCCCACTGGTTCTGCCCCGGCTCCGACACGGTGCTGGGGGCCACGTCGGACCCGCTGGAGCTGTTCCTGGTGGACGAGTGCGAGGACATGCAGCTCTCCTACATCCACGGCAAGGTCACCGTCATCTACAAGGCGCCCTCGGAGAGCTGGTCCATGGAGGTGGGCGACGGTCCCGGGGGGGCCCATCCCGATGTTCCCGGTCCCGCGGGAAGCGCGGCCGATCCCGGTGATCCCTCCTTGCCAGCAGGGCGGGCTGGACATGGAGATCAAGATGGTGGAGGACGACGGCAGGACCTACTTCTACCAGATGTGGTACGACCAGGAGTACGCCCGCTTCGAGACGCCGCCCACCAGCCAGCCCAGCGAGGACAACAAGTACAAGTGAGGGAATTCCGGGCGCGGGGAGTTCCGGGatctcccctcccaccccccgGGACCTCCGGGACtccaaccctaaccctaaccctacccCTAACCCCCTCTCCCGCAGGTTCTGCATGAGCTGCGCGCGCCTGGACGAGGTGAGGCACAAGGAGATCCCCAAGGTGGCCGAGCCCCTGGAGGAGGCGGACGGGAAGATGTTCTACGCCGTGGCCACCAAGAACGGCGTCCAGTACCGCGTCGGGGACGGCGTCTACCTCCTGCCCGACGCCTTCTCCTTCAGGTTGGTGCGGGGGCTCCTGTCTCgggagggggtttttttttttggggggtgggattttgggagcaGAACGTGGGATTTTTGGGGGCGGTGGCTCCGAGCTGTAAACGGGGCGGCCGAGACCCGAAATCCCCGAAGTTTGGGTTAAAAGTTAAGGTGTTCCTGTAAAAATGGAGGTGTGCCTGTAAAAATGGAGGTGTTCCTATAAAAATGGAAGTGTTCTTGTAAAAACAAAGGTGTTCCTATAAAGATGGAGGTGTGCCTGTAAAAATGGAGGTGTGCCTGTAAAGATGGAGGTGTTCCTGTAAAAATGGAGGTGTTCTTGTAAAAACAAAGATGTTCCTATAAAGATTAAGGTGTTCTTATAAACATGAAGGTGTTCTTATAAAAACAAAGGTGTTCCTATAAAAATGAAGGTGTTTCTACAAAGATGAAGGCGTTCCTATAAAAACAAAGGTGTTCCTATAAAAATGAAGGTGTTCCTATAAAAATGAGGGTGTTCCTATAAAAATGAAGGTGCTCCTATAACAGTGAGGGTGTTCCTATAAAAATGAAGGTGTTCCTATAAAAATGAGGGTGTTCCTATAAAATTGAGGTTGTTCCTATAAACCCCAGGAGTTAAGGTTGGCAGAGCCCATCGAGTCCCGCCCTCAGCCCGACGCCGCGTCCCCCAGGGGGTTTTTTGGccacttccctcccctttttccctgTTGCCCAGCGTGAAGCCGGCCAGCCCGGCCAAGAGGCCCAAGAAGGAGGCTGTGGACGAGGAGCTGCACCCCGAGCACTACCGGAAGTACTCGGAGTACATCAAGGGCAGCAACCTGGACGCGCCCGACCCGTACCGGGTGGGCAGGATCAAGGGCATCTTCTGCAACATCCGCAGCAACGGCAAACCCAACGAGGCCGACATCAAACTCACCATCTACAAGTTCTACAGGTGCCCCTGGGGGGGCATTcccagggattttgggggacTGGGAAAGCTCTGGGTCGTTGGAGGGTCGGGGTCGGTTCCCAGAAGTGGGAACGTTCCCCTTATCCAGGGTGTGCTTTTTTGGGATGTGTTGGGATCCCTCCAGATCCCCTTGGCCCCTCTTTGTCTTTAAGCCCCTTCTCCACCCCCGATTCCCTcccaacccccaaaaacccccttTTTGGTGTCGCCCTTCGGAACCCTTCGGGAACCTGCGGGAAAACCCGCGCGGAGCCGACGGGACGGTTCCCCCTAATCCAGGGGCTGTTCCTCTGGGAATTCTGGCTCCCTGCAGGCCCGAGAACACGCACAAGTCCATGAAGGCCAGTTACCACGCCGACATCAACCTGCTCTACTGGAGCGACGAGGAGGCCACGGTGGAGTTCCGGGCGGTGCAGGGACGCTGCTCCGTGGTCTACGGGGAGGACCTGACCCAGAGCATCCAGGACTACTCCTCGGGGGGCCTGGACCGCTTCTACTTCCTGGAGGTGAGGGAAGGGACCTTCCAGGGGCTTTGGAAGGGGCTGGAGGCCACCAGGGGTTCGGTGGAGCTTCTCCAAGGGGGGTTTCTGTGGGTTTGTGGCTGGGTCTGACATCCTGGGGGATGAGTTGGACACTAAGTCGGGGGGTCTGGGTGTGTCCTTGAGATCTGAATGTGTccctggatgtgtccctggggGGCTGGAGTCTCCCAGGGGTTCAGTGGAGCTTCTCCAGGGGGAGTTTCCATGGGTAGGGTGAGGGTTTGTGGCTGGATTTGACATCCTGGGGGATGAGTTGGACACTAAGTCAGGGGgtctggatgtgtccctggggctctggatgtgtccctggggatctggatgtgtccctggggatctggatgtgtccctgggggctctggatgtgtccctgggggtctggatgtgtccctggggtctggatgtgtccctgggggctctggatgtgtccctggatgtgtccctggggtctggatgtgtccctggATGTGTCCCTTGGGgtctggatgtgtccctgggggctctggatgtgtcccttggggtctggatgtgtccctggggtctggatgtgtccctggggggtctggatgtgtccctggggatctggatgtgtccctggggTCTGGATGTGTCCCTTGGGATCTGGATGTGTCCCTTGGGAtctggatgtgtccctgggggctctggatgtgtccctggggtctggatgtgtcccttgggatctggatgtgtccctgggggctctggatgtgtccctgggtctggatgtgtccctgggctctggatgtgtccctgggggctctggatgtgtccctgggtctggatgtgtccctgggctctggatgtgtccctgggggctctggatgtgtcccttggaatctggatgtgtccctggggggtctggatgtgtccctggggtctggatgtgtccctggggggtctggatgtgtccctgggAGGTCTGAAGACCCCCAAGGATTGAGTGGAGCTTCTCCAGGTGGGTTTTCCATGGAGGAGTTGGGCAGAGCGAGGATTTGGGGCTGATTCCAACGTCCTGGGGAATAAGTCTTGGATGCTAAACCGGGCTTCCAGAGGTCTGGATGCGTCCCTGGGGATCTGGATGTGTCCTTGTGGGgtctggatgtgtccctggggatctggatgtgtccctggggagtctggatgtgtccctggggggtctggatgtgtccctgggtctggatgtgtccctggggatctggatgtgtccctggggggtctggatgtgtccctggggatctggatgtgtccctggggggtctggatgtgtccctggggggtctggatgtgtccctggAGGTCGAAtttcatggaatcctggaacCACTCCGTGATTCTGGCCTTTGTTTTTGCATCTctgagggtgtttttttttggcAATCCCACCATTATTCCCGAGCTGGGAATGTCCTGGtgttctccagcccctcctccctgtcccccgtgtccatcccaaatcctggtttttcccttctcccaggctTACAACGCCAAAACCAAGAGCTTTGAGGATCCTCCCAACCACGCCCGGAGCTCTGGGAacaaagggaaggggaaggggaaggggaaaggtgAGTGATCCCACCCCCACCCCGGCGTTCCCAAcgggaatcctggaatggtcTTTTTAGGGTGTTTCATCCTTTGGAAATCAACTCATCCTTGAGGGGTTTCACCCCCCAACCCTCTGCTCCCTAACCTTGGGCTTTGGATCCCATTCCCAACCCAGGGGGAGCCCCGGGAATTATCCCTGCGTCCATCAGATCCTTGGGAATGCTCTTCCAGGCTGCTGGGTGGAAAAGGGGACAGCGAGGGGCTTCCCTTCCGAATTCCGGGTGGGAAAGGGGGCGGGAGGCGCTGgatggatggaggaggaggagcaggagggagtgACTTGGCCCTGGGTGTGGCTTTTCCAGGGAAAGGCAAAGGGAAGCCGGTGAGCTCCGAGCAGAGCGAGGAACAGGCCGAGCTCAAACTTCCCAAGTTACGGACCCTGGACGTGTTCTCCGGCTGTGGGGGGTTGTCCGAGGGCTTCCACCAGGCAGGTGAGTCCTGGCATTCCCCCTCTGGGATCCCATGTTCTCCAGATCcctgttctccagccccttcctcgtgttctccagccccttcctcatGTTCTCCAGCCCTTTCTCCGTGTTCTCCAAACCCTTCTCCTGCTTTCCAACCCCTCCTCCTTGTTCTCCAACCCCTCCTCCTTGTTCTCCAACCCCTTCCACGTTCTCCAACCCCTTCCCCGTGTTCTCCAGATCCACATCCTCCACCCCCTTCTCCCGCTCTCCAAACCCTCCGCCACGTCCCTCCCCCACTTCCCGCcctccccctctctgccctccctcccccccacccaAATCCCCCCCGTCCCTGCCCCGGTGACCCCCGTGTACCTGGGTGACCCCCCGTGTGCCTGAGTGACCCCCCGTGTGCCATCCCATCCTGCTGACCCCCTGAGTGCCTGAGTGACCCCTCGTGTGCCATCCCATCCTGCTGACCCCCTGAGTGCCACCCCATCCCAGTGACCCCTCGTgtgccatccctgccctggagcccCCCTTGTCCCTGGGTGACCCCCCATGTaccatccctgccctggtgaCCCCCTGTGTGCCCCACTGACCCCCCATGTGCCATCCCATCCCGGTGACCCCCCGTGTGCCCCACTGACCCCCCATGTGCCATCCCATCCCGCTGACCCCCCGTGTGCCCCACTGACCCCCCAtgtgccatcccatcccagtgaccccccGTGTGCCCCACTGACCCCCATgtgccatcccatccctgctgaCCCCCCGTGTGCCATCCCAGCCCAGTGACCCCTTGTGTGCCATCCCTGCCATGGTGACCCTCTGTGTCCCTGGGTGACCCCCCGTGTGCCATCCCATCCCGCTGACCCCCCATGTGCCATCCCTGCCCCCCATGTGCCATCCCTGCCCCCTGTGTGCCATCCCATCCCCACTGACCCCCCGTGTGCCCCTCTGACCCCCCATGTGCCATCCCATCCCCGCTGACCCCCGGTGTCGGTGCCCCCAGGGGTCTCGGAGACGCTCTGGGCCATCGAGATGTGGGAGCCGGCGGCGCAGGCGTTCCGGCTCAACAACCCCGGCACCACCGTGTTCACCGAGGACTGCAACGTGCTGCTCAAGCTGGTCATGGCCGGCGAGAAAACCAACTCGCTGGGCCAGAAGCTGCCCCAGAAGGGGGACGTGGAGATGCTCTGCGGGGGCCCCCCCTGCCAGGGCTTCAGCGGCATGAACCGCTTCAACTCCCGCACCTACTCCAAGTTCAAGAACTCCCTGGTGGTCTCCTTCCTCAGGTGAGCGCCGGGCAGGGGGGTTTTGGGGCGGGGGAgacccctccccgccccgcctcCAACGTGCCCGTGCCCCCTGTGCCCGGCAGCTACTGTGATTATTACCGGCCCCGCTTCTTCCTGCTGGAGAACGTCCGGAATTTCGTGTCCTTCAAGCGTTCCATGGTGCTCAAGCTCACCCTGCGCTGCCTCGTCCGCATGGGCTACCAGTGCACCTTCGGGGTGCtccaggtggggctgggggggggctgggggggcaaaACCCCCTTTTCTGGCACCTGGGCCCACCCTGGGTCGTCCCATCCCGAGGGTGAGTTGGGTGGGTGGCTCCTTGGGTGGCTTTGGGGACGTTCCCAAAGGAAGGGAGCTGGTCCTTCAGGAGAGCAGTCGATTTCTGGGGTGACCTGGGGGCATTCCCAAAGGAAGGAAACTGGTCACTTGACTCCTTGGGTGACCTGGGGGCATTCCCAAAGGAAGGGAACCGGTCACTTGACTCCTTGGGTGACCTGGGGGCATTCCCAAAGGAAGGGAACTGGTCACTTGACTCCTTGGGTGGCTTTGGGGACATTCCCAAAGGAAGGGAACTGGTCCTTTAAAGGACCA
Coding sequences:
- the DNMT1 gene encoding DNA (cytosine-5)-methyltransferase 1; the protein is MPARAAPLPPAPLPAELRRRLQDLERDEETLSEKESVREQLTLIQGFLQAEAQRRLGELEAKLRCQELSEERYLAQVKALLHQELSATGNGATNGANRATNGANGATNGRARNGASGSEEEQDGAGDMEEGVASSSSSSPSLLGPTPRARKARRSRSNGERRKSPASSRVTRSSGRQPNQPTLLSLFSKGSNKRKSEEVNGEVKPEVMMKVEKEEEELEDKEQDEKRIKMEAKDGSELRDEIPQVKITTPAKTTPPKCVECRQYLDDPDLKFFQGDPDDALEEPEMLTDERLSLFDANEDGFESYEDLPQHKVTSFSVYDRKGHLCPFDTGLIERNVELYFSGAVKPIYDDNPCLDGGVRAKKLGPINAWWITGFDGGEKALIGFSTAFADYILMEPSEEYAPTFALMQEKIYMSKIVVEFLQNNPDVSYEDLLNKIETTVPPAGLNFNRFTEDSLLRHAQFVVEQVESYDEAGDSDEPPVLITPCMRDLIKLAGVTLGKRRAVRRQAIRHPTRIDKDKGPTKATTTKLVYHIFDTFFSEQIEKDEREEDKENSTKRRRCGVCEVCQQPECGKCKACQNMVKFGGSGRSKQACLQRRCPNLAVREADEDEEVDDNIPEMPSPKKMLQGRKKKQNKSRISWVGEPIKSDGKKDYYRRVCIDNETLEVGDCVSVSPDDPTKPLYLARVTAMWEDSSGQMFHAHWFCPGSDTVLGATSDPLELFLVDECEDMQLSYIHGKVTVIYKAPSESWSMEGGLDMEIKMVEDDGRTYFYQMWYDQEYARFETPPTSQPSEDNKYKFCMSCARLDEVRHKEIPKVAEPLEEADGKMFYAVATKNGVQYRVGDGVYLLPDAFSFSVKPASPAKRPKKEAVDEELHPEHYRKYSEYIKGSNLDAPDPYRVGRIKGIFCNIRSNGKPNEADIKLTIYKFYRPENTHKSMKASYHADINLLYWSDEEATVEFRAVQGRCSVVYGEDLTQSIQDYSSGGLDRFYFLEAYNAKTKSFEDPPNHARSSGNKGKGKGKGKGKGKGKPVSSEQSEEQAELKLPKLRTLDVFSGCGGLSEGFHQAGVSETLWAIEMWEPAAQAFRLNNPGTTVFTEDCNVLLKLVMAGEKTNSLGQKLPQKGDVEMLCGGPPCQGFSGMNRFNSRTYSKFKNSLVVSFLSYCDYYRPRFFLLENVRNFVSFKRSMVLKLTLRCLVRMGYQCTFGVLQAGQYGVAQTRRRAIVLAAAPGEKLPMFPEPLHVFAPRACQLSVVVDDKKFVSNITRTYSGPFRTITVRDTMSDLPEIRNGASALEISYNGEPQSWFQRQIRGSQYQPILRDHICKDMSALVAARMRHIPLAPGSDWRDLPNIEVRLSDGTTTRKLRYTHHERKNGRSSSGALRGVCSCAEGKPCDPADRQFNTLIPWCLPHTGNRHNHWAGLYGRLEWDGFFSTTVTNPEPMGKQGRVLHPEQHRVVSVRECARSQGFPDTYRLFGNILDKHRQVGNAVPPPLAKAIGLEIKACAVAKLRQDTAGSRVAPMEPLEPLEATG